A single window of Streptomyces griseoviridis DNA harbors:
- a CDS encoding GDSL-type esterase/lipase family protein — MHTPSHDWITTPLTAALLRGALDVERTAHGLLPHRLPARARAQFHDPQLAMAESQPSGVRLAFRTRATAIELDTLPTKRVYAGVPPRPDGVYDLVVDGRPAGSGSVAGGNTLTIDMTVGGAELTPGPVGTLRFAGLPDAEKDVEIWLPHDETTELVALRTDAPVEPAPDPGRPVWLHHGSSISHGSFAATPTTTWPALAASRGGVELINLGFGGSALLDPFTARALRDTPADLISVKIGINLVNADVMRLRAFTPAVHGFLDTIREGHPTAPLLVVSPLLCPIHEDTPGPSAPDFSRIAEGELRFKATGDPAERAAGKLTLTVIRDELARIVEQRRADDPHLHHLDGLALYGEQDAAELPLPDGLHPDAATHRRIGERFAALAFGEAGAFAQRN; from the coding sequence ATGCACACCCCCTCGCACGACTGGATCACCACCCCGCTCACCGCCGCACTCCTGCGCGGCGCCCTCGATGTCGAGCGCACCGCGCACGGTCTGCTGCCGCACCGGCTGCCCGCCCGTGCCCGCGCCCAGTTCCACGATCCGCAGCTGGCCATGGCCGAGTCGCAGCCCTCCGGGGTCAGGCTGGCCTTCCGCACCCGGGCCACCGCGATCGAGCTGGACACCCTGCCCACCAAGCGCGTCTACGCGGGCGTGCCGCCCCGGCCCGACGGCGTGTACGACCTCGTCGTCGACGGCCGTCCCGCCGGTTCGGGGAGCGTCGCGGGCGGGAACACGCTCACGATCGACATGACGGTGGGCGGGGCGGAGCTGACGCCCGGCCCGGTCGGGACCCTGCGCTTCGCGGGGCTGCCCGACGCCGAGAAGGACGTCGAGATCTGGCTGCCGCACGACGAGACCACCGAACTGGTCGCGCTGCGCACCGACGCGCCCGTCGAACCCGCGCCGGACCCCGGCCGTCCCGTCTGGCTGCACCACGGCAGCTCGATCAGCCACGGCTCGTTCGCCGCGACCCCGACGACGACCTGGCCCGCGCTCGCCGCCTCGCGCGGCGGTGTGGAGCTGATCAACCTGGGCTTCGGCGGCAGCGCGCTGCTCGACCCGTTCACCGCGCGCGCCCTGCGGGACACGCCCGCCGACCTGATCAGCGTCAAGATCGGCATCAATCTCGTCAACGCCGACGTGATGCGGCTGCGCGCGTTCACGCCCGCCGTGCACGGGTTCCTCGACACGATCAGGGAGGGACACCCGACAGCGCCCCTGCTGGTCGTGTCGCCGCTGCTGTGCCCGATCCACGAGGACACCCCGGGGCCGAGCGCGCCCGACTTCAGCCGGATCGCCGAGGGTGAGCTGCGGTTCAAGGCGACGGGCGACCCCGCCGAGCGGGCGGCGGGGAAGCTGACGCTCACCGTGATCCGGGACGAGCTGGCGCGGATCGTGGAGCAGCGACGGGCCGACGACCCGCATCTGCACCACCTCGACGGGCTCGCCCTCTACGGCGAGCAGGACGCCGCCGAACTGCCGCTCCCCGACGGCCTGCACCCCGACGCCGCCACCCACCGCCGGATCGGCGAGCGGTTCGCCGCGCTGGCCTTCGGCGAGGCCGGGGCCTTCGCACAGCGGAACTGA
- a CDS encoding glucarate dehydratase family protein, with protein sequence MSTTGTKIRELIVTPIAFRDPPLLNSNGVHEPLALRCVLQLRLEDGTVGLGESPGGAVRLERLDAAAKAVVGLDVFDTTAVTAAVDAVLLPTVPSSHERGWTTSAVEVACLDAQGKLLGRPVSDLLGGRVRDSVPFAGYLFYKWGEHPALDGREAVGDDWGEALDPAGIVAQARLMRERYGFRSFKLKGGVFPPDEEIAAIRALSEAFPGQPLRLDPNTAWTVETSRYVARELDGFLEYLEDPTATIAGMAEVAKDSPLPLATNMCVIAWEHLRPAVEQNAVQVLLTDHHYWGGLRRTRELAAVCEAFGIALSMHSNSHLGISLAAMTHVAAAIPHLDHSCDTHYPWNLADDIVRPGVFELRDGEVKVPTGPGLGVELDHEALDRLHRVYLESGMRGRDDTGYMRRVEPDYELRLPRW encoded by the coding sequence ATGAGCACCACCGGTACGAAGATCCGGGAACTGATCGTCACCCCGATCGCGTTCCGCGACCCGCCGTTGCTCAACTCCAACGGCGTCCACGAGCCGCTCGCGCTGCGCTGCGTCCTCCAACTCAGGCTGGAGGACGGCACGGTGGGCCTCGGCGAGTCCCCCGGCGGCGCGGTCCGCCTGGAGCGCCTCGACGCGGCAGCGAAGGCCGTCGTCGGCCTGGACGTCTTCGACACGACGGCGGTGACGGCGGCCGTCGACGCGGTGCTGCTGCCGACCGTGCCCAGCTCCCACGAGCGGGGCTGGACGACGTCGGCCGTGGAGGTCGCCTGCCTCGACGCGCAGGGCAAGCTGCTCGGGCGGCCGGTCAGCGACCTGCTCGGCGGGCGGGTCAGGGACAGCGTGCCGTTCGCCGGGTACCTCTTCTACAAGTGGGGCGAACACCCGGCCCTTGACGGGCGCGAGGCGGTCGGCGACGACTGGGGCGAGGCGCTGGACCCGGCCGGGATCGTCGCGCAGGCGCGGCTGATGCGGGAGCGCTACGGCTTCCGCTCCTTCAAGCTGAAGGGCGGTGTCTTCCCGCCAGACGAGGAGATCGCCGCGATCCGGGCGCTGTCCGAGGCGTTCCCCGGGCAGCCGCTGCGCCTGGACCCCAACACCGCGTGGACGGTGGAGACGTCCCGGTACGTCGCCCGTGAACTGGACGGCTTCCTCGAGTACTTGGAGGACCCGACGGCGACGATCGCGGGGATGGCCGAGGTGGCGAAGGACTCGCCGCTGCCGCTGGCCACCAACATGTGCGTGATCGCCTGGGAGCACCTGCGGCCGGCCGTCGAGCAGAACGCGGTGCAGGTGCTGCTGACCGACCACCACTACTGGGGCGGCCTGCGCCGCACCCGTGAACTGGCAGCCGTCTGCGAGGCGTTCGGGATCGCGCTGTCGATGCACTCCAACTCACACCTGGGTATCAGCCTCGCCGCGATGACCCATGTCGCGGCGGCCATCCCGCACTTGGACCACTCCTGCGACACCCACTACCCGTGGAACCTGGCCGACGACATCGTCCGGCCCGGCGTCTTCGAACTGCGCGACGGGGAGGTGAAGGTGCCGACCGGGCCGGGGCTCGGTGTCGAACTCGACCACGAGGCCCTCGATCGGCTGCACCGGGTCTACCTGGAGTCGGGGATGCGGGGCCGCGACGACACCGGCTACATGCGCCGCGTCGAGCCCGATTACGAGCTGAGGCTGCCCCGTTGGTGA
- a CDS encoding LysR family transcriptional regulator, which translates to MDVELRQLRCLVAIVDEGGFTDAAIALGVSQAAVSRTLASLERTLGVRLLRRTSREVAPTPTGLRVLAQARRVLGEVEGLVRTATSGHAGLRIGYAWSAVGRHTSAFQRRWAREHPETDLHLVRVNSTTAGLAEGTCDLAVVRRALDERRFEQVVVGRERRLCALGADDPLARRRSVRLAELADRVLLIDRRTGTTTADLWPPDARPDTEETHDVDDWLTVIAGGRAVGLTAESTAHQYPRPGVVYRPVRDAEPIAVRVAWWRDDPHPATGAVVALLGELYRDA; encoded by the coding sequence ATGGATGTGGAACTCCGGCAGCTGCGCTGTCTCGTGGCCATCGTCGACGAGGGCGGATTCACCGACGCGGCCATCGCCCTCGGCGTCTCCCAGGCCGCCGTCTCCCGCACCCTGGCCTCCCTCGAACGCACCCTGGGCGTCCGGCTGCTGCGCCGCACCTCGCGCGAGGTCGCGCCGACCCCGACCGGACTGCGGGTGCTGGCGCAGGCCCGCCGGGTGCTCGGCGAGGTCGAGGGACTGGTGCGGACGGCCACCTCGGGCCACGCCGGTCTGCGGATCGGCTACGCGTGGTCGGCGGTCGGCCGCCACACCTCCGCCTTCCAGCGCCGCTGGGCGCGGGAGCACCCGGAGACCGATCTGCACCTGGTCCGCGTCAACTCCACGACGGCCGGGCTCGCCGAGGGCACCTGCGACCTCGCCGTTGTCCGGCGGGCACTGGACGAGCGGCGGTTCGAACAGGTCGTCGTGGGGCGGGAGCGGCGGCTGTGCGCGCTGGGCGCGGACGATCCGCTGGCCCGCCGCCGCTCGGTGCGGCTCGCCGAACTGGCCGACCGGGTCCTGCTGATCGACCGCCGCACCGGCACCACCACCGCCGACCTGTGGCCGCCCGACGCCCGCCCGGACACCGAGGAGACCCACGACGTCGACGACTGGCTGACGGTGATCGCCGGTGGCCGGGCCGTCGGACTCACGGCGGAGTCGACCGCCCATCAGTACCCGCGCCCCGGCGTCGTCTACCGTCCGGTGCGCGACGCCGAACCCATCGCGGTCAGGGTCGCCTGGTGGCGGGACGACCCGCACCCCGCCACCGGGGCCGTCGTCGCGCTCCTCGGCGAGCTGTACCGGGACGCCTGA
- a CDS encoding EamA family transporter: MCRVPAPSTTDPVALPAPAAPPGRRRLFGVATMVGSGLSNQTGAAIGSLAFPVIGPVGVVAVRQYVAAVVLLAVGRPRLRSFTWRQWWPVLALAVVFGAMNLSLYTAVDRIGLGLAVTLEFLGPLTIALAAVRRRVDACCAVIAAAGVVTLMRPRPSTDYAGLGCGLVAAGCWAAYILLNRTVGSRIPGTQGSGAAAAVSALMFLPVGAVVVVTRPPTPAAVGCAVVAGVLSSAVPYLADLITLRHVPAQAFGLFMSVNPVLAALVGWVGLGQRLGWTECASVAAIVVANTLSMATRRS, translated from the coding sequence ATGTGCCGTGTGCCCGCACCCTCGACCACCGATCCCGTCGCCCTGCCGGCCCCCGCCGCGCCACCCGGCCGGCGTCGGCTGTTCGGCGTGGCCACCATGGTGGGCAGCGGTCTGTCCAACCAGACCGGTGCCGCGATCGGCTCGCTCGCCTTCCCCGTCATCGGCCCTGTCGGGGTCGTCGCGGTCCGCCAGTACGTGGCCGCGGTGGTTTTGCTGGCCGTCGGCCGGCCCCGGCTGCGCTCCTTCACCTGGCGGCAGTGGTGGCCGGTGCTCGCCCTGGCGGTGGTCTTCGGCGCGATGAACCTGTCCCTGTACACGGCGGTCGACCGGATCGGCCTGGGGCTCGCGGTCACCCTGGAGTTCCTCGGCCCGCTGACCATCGCGCTGGCCGCCGTCCGCAGGCGGGTGGACGCCTGCTGCGCGGTGATCGCGGCGGCCGGGGTGGTCACGCTGATGCGCCCGCGGCCCTCCACGGACTACGCGGGCCTGGGGTGCGGGCTGGTCGCGGCCGGGTGCTGGGCGGCGTACATCCTGCTCAACCGGACGGTCGGCAGCCGGATACCCGGCACGCAGGGGTCAGGGGCGGCGGCGGCCGTCTCGGCGCTGATGTTCCTGCCGGTCGGGGCCGTGGTGGTGGTCACCCGGCCGCCGACGCCGGCCGCGGTCGGATGCGCGGTGGTGGCGGGGGTGCTCTCGTCGGCGGTGCCGTACCTCGCCGATCTGATCACCCTGCGCCATGTGCCGGCCCAGGCGTTCGGCCTCTTCATGAGCGTCAACCCGGTCCTGGCGGCGCTCGTGGGGTGGGTCGGGCTCGGGCAGCGGCTCGGCTGGACGGAGTGCGCGAGCGTCGCCGCGATCGTCGTGGCGAACACCCTGAGCATGGCCACCCGCCGGAGCTGA